The sequence below is a genomic window from Variovorax paradoxus B4.
CCGCACGATCCCGGAGGCCTTCATCCTCATGTACTACTTCGAGAAGGCCGCCAAGGTGCAGCTGCTGGCCCAGGGTGGACTCGCGCCCGGCGAAGCGCTGGTGCTTCCGCAGCCCGAAGTGAGCGCGCTGGCCGCACGCCAGTTCACCGAATTTGCGGGCGACATCCTGCCGCCCGGCACGCGCGAATGGCCTGCGTTCCTTCGCATGCTGGAGCGCACCCAGCCCAACTACAGGCTCTGAGGCCTGTTCCTTCCTTTCTTCAATCCCCGAGACACTTTTCTTCCCATGCAACTCGAGAATCTCACCTCATTCATCGGCACCGAAGTGAAGGGCATCGACCTGCGCGAGCCGGTGGGCGACAGCGACTTTGCCGTGCTGCGCGATGCGCTCAACCAGCGCTCGCTGCTGCTGTTCCGCGGTCAGCGCATCAACGAGGCGCAGCACGTCGCGTTCTCGCGCCGCTTCGGCCCGCTGCTGGGCCATGTGCTCACCCAGTTCCTGAAGAAGGAGCATCCCGAGGTGTACGTGCTGTCCAACGTGTCGGAGAACGGCAAGCCCATCGGCAACCACAAGGAAGGCTGGAACTGGCATTCCGACCTCTCGTACAAGGCCGAGCCCTCGATGGGCGCGCTGCTCTACGCGCTTGAAGTGCCGCCCGTGGAGGGCGACACCTTCTTCGCCTCGATGCACGCCGCCTACGACGCGCTCGACGACGACATGAAGGCGCGCATCCGCCACCTCACTGCCACGCACAGCTACGCCAACTACTACGGCAAGGCCTTTGCAGACCGCAACCCGCTCACGCCCGAGCAGCTTGCCGCCACGCCCGACGTGGTGCATCCGCTGGTGCGCACGCATCCCGAGACGGGCCGCCTGTCGCTCTACGTGGGCGAGGACGTGGTCAAGCAGATCGACGGCTTGCTGCCGGAGGAAAGCGCCGCGCTGCTGGCCGAGCTCAATGCCCACGCCATCTCGCCCGAGTTCAGCTATCGCCACAAGTGGCTCGCCGGCGACCTGCTGATCTGGGACAACCGCTGCACCATGCACCGTGCCACACCCTACGACGACACGGCCTACCGCCGCGTGATGCACCGCACCACCGTGGCCGGCGACCGTCCCTTCTGAAGCCGGCGATGGCAAGCGGTCCGGCGGCCTCTCCCGACGACAACCACAAGAAAGAAGACATGAGAAGCATGGAACCCGACGAATCCGATACCCCCCAGCCCGCGGCGCTGCGCGGCCGCGACCGGCAGCGCGTGAAGGGCGGCGCCACGCTGTCCGACGAGCTCAAGGACACGCTCGAAGACTTGATCGTGAGCGGCGTGCTCAAGCCCGGAACACGGCTCGACGAGGCCGAGCTGTCGGAGCGCTTCAAGGTGTCGCGCACGCCGGTGCGCGAGGCGCTCAAGGCGCTGGCCGCCACTGGCCTGGTAGACCTGCGCAGCCGCCAGGGCGGCGTGTGCGTGGCGCGCATCTCGCTGCCGATGCTGATCGAGATGTTCCAGATGATGGCGGTGATGGAAGGCCTGTGCGCCAAGTTCGCGGCGCGCCGCGCCACCGAGGCGCAGAAGGCGCGCATGGGCGCGCTGCACGACGAGCTCACGAGCATTCTTGCCTCGGGCGACCACTCGCGCTTCTACGACGTGAACCAGGATTTCCACGACGCGCTGTACGAGGCCTCCAACACCCACTACCTGGCCGAGCAGACGCGCGCACTGAGAAAGCGCGTGCGCGTCTACCGGCGCTACGTGACCTTCCAGCCCGGCCGCATGACGGCCACCATCGGCGAGCACGGCGCCATCCTCGACGCGATCCGCCGCAACGACCCGAAGGCCGCTTTCAACGCCGCCATCGATCACGTGAGCCTGCTCGAGGACGACATCGTCGACCTGATCGCGGCGCTGTCCGAGCAGGACGCCGGCGCGAGCTGATCCATTTTCCCAACCAATTTCTCTGATCGCATCCCAGGACCCGAATCCATGAAACTCGAACTCGAAGGCAAGACCGTTCTCATCACCGGCGCCTCCAAGGGCATTGGCCTTGCGGCCGCGCACGCATTCGCCGCCGAAGGCTGCCACCTGCACCTGGCGGCGCGCGACGGCGTCGCACTCGCGGCCGCGAAGGAAGAGATCGAGAAGATCTATCCGATCAACGTGAAGGTCCATCCGATGGATCTGGCGGCGGCCGGCGCCATGAACCTGCTTGCCGAGGCGGCGGGCCACGTCGACATCCTCGTGAACAATGCGGGCGACATTCCCTCGGGCCCGATCGAGTCGCTCGACTTCGCGGCCGTGCGGCGCGGCTTCCAGCTCAAGGTGCTGGGCTACATGGAGCTGAGCCAGATCTACTACGCCCGCATGAAGGCCGCGGGCGGCGGCGTCATCGTCAACGACATCGGCAACTCCGGCGAGAACTGGGACGCCAACTACATCGCCGGCTCCACCGGCAATGCGGCCGTCATGGCCTTCACCCGCGCGCTCGGCGGCGTGAGCCTGGACGACGGCATCCGCGTGGTGGGCGTGAACCCCGGCCCGGTGGCGACCGACCGCATGGTCAAGCTCATGAAGCGCCGCGCGCTCGACACCCACGGAGACGAAGGCCGCTGGGAGGAGCTGTTCGACAACTACCCCGGCGGCCGGCCGGCCACACCCGAGGAGGTCGCGGAACTGATGGTGTTCCTGGCTTCGCCGCGCGCGGGCTACATCACCGGCACGGTGGTGACCATCGACGGCGGCATTGCGGCGCGCGGCTCGATCATCAAGACCAGCAAGAAGGTCATCGAGGCCGAGCAGGCCCGCAGGATCGCGGCATGAATGCGGCGCTGAACCCCGTGGCGGCCGTGCCTTCCGTGACCAGCGACGCCGAAACCCGCAACCAGTACTTCGACCGCCTCTTCACCAACCCGGACCTGATGTGGCTGGGCCAGAACACCAACCACTTTCCGCTGCATCCTGCCGTCCGCAAGGCGCTGCACGACGCCATCGACGACGAGAGCTTTCACGCCTACGCACCGCCGCTGGGCATGGAAGCGCTGCGCGCGGCCATCGTGGCCGACCTGGGCGTGCCGGATCAATCGGCGGTGGTGACCGACGGCGCGGTGTCTGCGCTGGCGCTGGCCTGCCGTGCTTTCTGCAAGGAAGGCAAGGGCTTCGTCACCACCGACCCCGGCTGGAAGTGGCCGCTGCAGTTTGCGGCCAAGGCCGGCTCGGTGGTCACCGAAATTCCGATCTACGGGCCCGAGTACGGCTTCAAGCTCTCGGCCGACGCGCTCGCTGCATCGACCGACGAGAACACCGCGGTGATCTACCTGGTGGATCCGAACAACCCGCTCGGCACCACCTACACCGAAGACGAGATCCGTGCCTTCGCAATGCGTGCCCGAGAAGTCGGTGCCGTGCTGATCCACGACTGCACCTACCGCGACTTCGCCGACAGCCACACGCTGGCTTCGCGCTTCTATCCCGAAGGCACGGTGACCATCGTGAGCTTCTCGAAGTGGCTGGGCCTGGCCGGACTGCGGCTGGGCGCGCTCGTTGCGTCGCCTGAATTGCTCGCGCGCATCCTGCCGCACTCGCAGGCGCCGCTGGGCGCCAGCGTGCTCGCGCAGCGCGCAGCCATCGCAGGCCTTGCCGTGAAGGATCAGTGGATGGCCGAGGTCATTGCGCAGCAGCGCGAGAACCAGCGAATGATCGTCGAGGCCTTCGCAGAACTGCCCGGCTTCGAGGTGCCGGTGTTCCCGTCGCAGGCCAACTTCATCGTGGTCGAGTGCAGCGGCGCAGGCGTGACGCCCGAGGCGCTGGTGACCGCGCTGGGCGAGCACGACATCATGGTGCGCCAAGGCACGTACCACACGCCGCGCTTCGGCCATCGCTTCGTGAAGATCTCGACCACCGTGCCCAAGGCCTGGGCGCAGGCCCTGTGCGACGTGCTGCCGCAAGCCGTGGAGCGTGCGCGCAGCCTGCCCGCCACCGCGGCGCTTTTCTGAGGAACGACCATGAGTTTCGCCACCACCGCGGACGGTATCCGCCTGTACTACGAAACCGCCGGCAGCGGCACGCCCATCGTGTTCGTGCACGAGTTCGGCGGCGACCATCGCAGCTGGGAGCCGCAGATGCGCTACTTTGCGCGCCGCCACCAATGCGTGACTTTCGGCGCGCGCGGCTATCCGCCATCGGATGTGCCGAAGGACATGGAACGCTACTCGCAGGCCATTGCCGCGGACGACATCGCCGCCGTGATGGACGCGCTGCAACTGCCGCGCGCGCACATCGTCGGCCTGTCGATGGGCGGCTTCGCGACGCTGCACTTCGGCCTGCGCCACAGCGGGCGCGCGGCTTCGCTGGTGATTGCCGGCGCGGGCTACGGCGCCGAGAAGGAACACGAGGAATATTTCCGAGGCGTCTCGCTGGAGGTGGCGAAGCAGTTCGAACTGCAGGGCGCGGAGCGTTTCGCACGCACCTATTCGCTGGGCGCAAGCCGCGTGCAATTCCAGAACAAGGACCCGCGCGGTTGGCAGGAATTTGCGACCTGGCTCGGCCAGCACGACGCGGTCGGGGCGGCCAACACCATGCGCGGCGTGCAGGCACGGCGTCCGTCGATCTACGACCTGGAGGCCGAACTGCGCGTGATGGGCGCGCCTTCGCTGGTGGTGGTCGGCGACGAGGACGACCATTGCCTGCAGCCCGGCATCTTCCTCAAGAAGACCATTCCGGCCTGCGGCCTGGCCGTGATGCCGAAGACCGGCCACACGCTCAACCTGGAAGAGCCGGCCGCGTTCAATGCCTTGCTGGCGGAGTTCTTCGCGCAGGTCGAGGCCGGCCAGTGGAAGCCGCGCGATCCGCGCGCGCTGCCCAGCCAGATCATGAAGACCGACTGATGGCGCAGGCAATGTCGCAGTGCGCACCGGCCGCGTGCGGCGTCAATGCCGACCGTCTCTGGCACCGGCTCATGGCGCTTGCGCGTTGTGGCGCCACCGCCGGCGGCGGCGTCGATCGGCAGGCGCTCAGCGTGGAAGAGATCGAGTCCTGGCACGTCATGATCGGCTGGGCCGGGGCGGCGGGGCTGGAGCCCGCGACCGATGCGGCGGGCAATCTCTTCATCGCGCTGCCCGGCCTCGATCGAGAGGCACCGCCGGTGCTCGCGGGCAGCCACCTCGACAGCCAGCCCGGCGGCGGCCGCTTCGACGGTGTGTACGGAGTGCTCGCGGCGCTCGAGGTGCTGACCGTGCTCGCGGAGCAGGGCGTGCGCCCGCCGATGGACATCGTCTGCGTGGCATGGATGAACGAAGAGGGCTCGCGATTCGCGCCCGGGATGATGGGCTCCGAAGCTTTCGCCGGCGTCCGCACCCTGGAGGCCGTGCGCGCGGCGCGCGATGCCGATGGCATCCCGGTGGCCGAGGCACTCGATGCCCTGCATGCCGCATTCCCGTCGCTGCGGCGCAGGCCGCTCGGTTTTCCATTGAAGGCCTACGTGGAAGCGCACATCGAACAGGGCCCCATGCTCGAGGCGGAAGGCCGGGTGATCGGCGTCGTCACCGGCATCCAGGGCAAGAAGACATTCGACGTCGTGATCGATGGCGAAAGAGGCCATGCCGGCACGCTCGACATGGCCGGCCGGCGCGACGCGCTCGCCGCCTTCGCGCGCATCGCGGCGGCGCTGTACAGCGAGGTCGGCGGCCATGACGACGCGGTGAAGTTCACCATCGGGCGGCTCCAGGTCGAGCCGAATGCGCCCTCGGTGGTGCCCGAGCGCGTCACGCTGCGCATCGATCTGCGCCATCCCGACAACGAGGTGCTCGACCTGCTGGGCCAACGGCTGGTTGCACTGTGCGGCATGCATGCCGCGCCTTGCAAGGCCACTGCGACCCGGCTGGTCGATGCGCCATCCAACGGTTTCGATCCCGCGCTGCAGGCGGCCATTGCTGCCGCGGCGGAGCAGCTGGGCGAGCCACACATGCCCATTCTTTCCGCCGCGGGCCACGACGCGCGCCACGTGGCGGCGCTGTGCCCGAGCGCGATGATCTTCATTCCCTGCCGCGGCGGCGTGAGCCATGCGGAGCACGAGTGGGCCGAGCCGGCGCATGTGGCGGCCGGTGCGGACGTGCTGCTGCGCGTGTTGCTGCCTTATGCGGCTCGGGAGGAGGGCGCTTGAAGACGAACGAGCCGGTCACCGACATGGCGGACCTGCCGGCGCAGCGGCCCGCAGTGCCCGCAAACGCGGCGCAGGCCCGCGCGCGTTTCTTCAACTCCGGCAATGCATTCAACGTGAAGCTGCCCGAAGTTCCCGCGCAGCTTTTCATGCCACCGCGCGAAGATGCGTTCGGCGTGTTCGGCTGCGACCAGTCCGATGCGCTGGGCTGCGGATTTGCGGCCACCACGCCGCTCATGCTCGCGCGCTACATGCGCGTTGCGCCCGGCGAGGCGCTGCCGCTCGACGTGCACGCCACCGGCTCGGTCTGGTACGTGATTTCAGGGAACGGCGAGCTTGTCGGCGCAGCCGACGGCTTTGCATTTGGCGCGGGCGACGTCTTCTTGTTGCCCGCGGCACGGGACCACCGGCTCGTCGCCGGTTCCGCGGGCGCTCTCTTGTGGACCGTGGGCAACGAGCCGCAGCTGGCCTTCGACGGATCGCAGCCGCCGGCGGCGTCGAACGCGCTCATCGATGCAGTGCACTATCCCGCCGACGAGATCGAGCGACAGTTTGCGCTGATCTTTTCCATGGCCACGAGCGACGCGACCTCGGGTCGTGCGCTGATTTTTTCGTCCGACCGGCAGGAGCCGGCGCGGAACCTGACGCCCACGCTGACCTTGAGCTTCAACACCCTGGAGCCGTGTACGCATCAACGATCGCACCGCCACAATTCCGCGGCCGTCACGCTGGTGGTGCAGGGCGAGGCATGCCATTCGATGGTTGCCGGAGTGCATTGCCCATGGGCGCCATGGGCGACCCTCGTCACGCCGCCAGGCGCGCCGCACTCGCATCACAACGCGGGCCTGAAGGGTGCACGCTTCCTGATCGTTCAGGACGGCGGGCTGCACCATCACGCGCGGACGATGGGGTTCGAGTTTCTGGAGGCGGTGCTGTAGGCGAACGCGGCCAATACCGGGTCGGAAGATCAACCGGCCGGGTTGTGCTGGGAAGGAAGCACGAAAGCGACCGAAGGCAGTTCGGGAAGTGGCGCGTAGGTCGATCCGAAGTAGCGTGCGGCAGCGCGTCCCAGATTCGTGATCTCGTGCACCGTTGCGAAGGGCGGCATCGCGCCTTGCTGCGGCGAGAACGCCACCTTGATGTATCCGGCATCTCGCAGGTCCTTGAGCTGATCTATTTCAGACGGACTGTAGAACCGCGTTGGCAGCCGCGTCGTCAGGATCTGCTTGAAAAGCGTATGCGCCACGTTACGACTCCCGACCAGAGGTGGATTGGGCGACACAGGCGCGCCTCATCGGCGCGCCGGTCGGGTTCGGAAGATACCTCAGTCGATGCAGCCTATCGATTCCACGTTCGGCATAGGCCTTGGTGTTACCGGCGCGGTCCACGCCACCGAACGTCTGTGTCTGTATTCGCCGCTGCGCTACCCATGACAAAACGCCTAGGCAGAAATGGGTCAAAGCGCCCATGCGCGGTTCAGAACCGATCGCTACCGTGGTGCCGTGTCCACTTCGACATGAACGCCAAACCTGGGAGCCAGCCAATGAAGAATCGCATGAGTCCACATGCCGCTCTGACGGCTCACCTGATTCGCCGCGTCGCGCGCACCGCCGCCGTGTTGAC
It includes:
- a CDS encoding SDR family oxidoreductase, with translation MKLELEGKTVLITGASKGIGLAAAHAFAAEGCHLHLAARDGVALAAAKEEIEKIYPINVKVHPMDLAAAGAMNLLAEAAGHVDILVNNAGDIPSGPIESLDFAAVRRGFQLKVLGYMELSQIYYARMKAAGGGVIVNDIGNSGENWDANYIAGSTGNAAVMAFTRALGGVSLDDGIRVVGVNPGPVATDRMVKLMKRRALDTHGDEGRWEELFDNYPGGRPATPEEVAELMVFLASPRAGYITGTVVTIDGGIAARGSIIKTSKKVIEAEQARRIAA
- a CDS encoding TauD/TfdA dioxygenase family protein codes for the protein MQLENLTSFIGTEVKGIDLREPVGDSDFAVLRDALNQRSLLLFRGQRINEAQHVAFSRRFGPLLGHVLTQFLKKEHPEVYVLSNVSENGKPIGNHKEGWNWHSDLSYKAEPSMGALLYALEVPPVEGDTFFASMHAAYDALDDDMKARIRHLTATHSYANYYGKAFADRNPLTPEQLAATPDVVHPLVRTHPETGRLSLYVGEDVVKQIDGLLPEESAALLAELNAHAISPEFSYRHKWLAGDLLIWDNRCTMHRATPYDDTAYRRVMHRTTVAGDRPF
- a CDS encoding hydantoinase/carbamoylase family amidase — its product is MAQAMSQCAPAACGVNADRLWHRLMALARCGATAGGGVDRQALSVEEIESWHVMIGWAGAAGLEPATDAAGNLFIALPGLDREAPPVLAGSHLDSQPGGGRFDGVYGVLAALEVLTVLAEQGVRPPMDIVCVAWMNEEGSRFAPGMMGSEAFAGVRTLEAVRAARDADGIPVAEALDALHAAFPSLRRRPLGFPLKAYVEAHIEQGPMLEAEGRVIGVVTGIQGKKTFDVVIDGERGHAGTLDMAGRRDALAAFARIAAALYSEVGGHDDAVKFTIGRLQVEPNAPSVVPERVTLRIDLRHPDNEVLDLLGQRLVALCGMHAAPCKATATRLVDAPSNGFDPALQAAIAAAAEQLGEPHMPILSAAGHDARHVAALCPSAMIFIPCRGGVSHAEHEWAEPAHVAAGADVLLRVLLPYAAREEGA
- a CDS encoding alpha/beta fold hydrolase — its product is MSFATTADGIRLYYETAGSGTPIVFVHEFGGDHRSWEPQMRYFARRHQCVTFGARGYPPSDVPKDMERYSQAIAADDIAAVMDALQLPRAHIVGLSMGGFATLHFGLRHSGRAASLVIAGAGYGAEKEHEEYFRGVSLEVAKQFELQGAERFARTYSLGASRVQFQNKDPRGWQEFATWLGQHDAVGAANTMRGVQARRPSIYDLEAELRVMGAPSLVVVGDEDDHCLQPGIFLKKTIPACGLAVMPKTGHTLNLEEPAAFNALLAEFFAQVEAGQWKPRDPRALPSQIMKTD
- a CDS encoding cupin domain-containing protein, with the translated sequence MKTNEPVTDMADLPAQRPAVPANAAQARARFFNSGNAFNVKLPEVPAQLFMPPREDAFGVFGCDQSDALGCGFAATTPLMLARYMRVAPGEALPLDVHATGSVWYVISGNGELVGAADGFAFGAGDVFLLPAARDHRLVAGSAGALLWTVGNEPQLAFDGSQPPAASNALIDAVHYPADEIERQFALIFSMATSDATSGRALIFSSDRQEPARNLTPTLTLSFNTLEPCTHQRSHRHNSAAVTLVVQGEACHSMVAGVHCPWAPWATLVTPPGAPHSHHNAGLKGARFLIVQDGGLHHHARTMGFEFLEAVL
- a CDS encoding pyridoxal phosphate-dependent aminotransferase, with the protein product MNAALNPVAAVPSVTSDAETRNQYFDRLFTNPDLMWLGQNTNHFPLHPAVRKALHDAIDDESFHAYAPPLGMEALRAAIVADLGVPDQSAVVTDGAVSALALACRAFCKEGKGFVTTDPGWKWPLQFAAKAGSVVTEIPIYGPEYGFKLSADALAASTDENTAVIYLVDPNNPLGTTYTEDEIRAFAMRAREVGAVLIHDCTYRDFADSHTLASRFYPEGTVTIVSFSKWLGLAGLRLGALVASPELLARILPHSQAPLGASVLAQRAAIAGLAVKDQWMAEVIAQQRENQRMIVEAFAELPGFEVPVFPSQANFIVVECSGAGVTPEALVTALGEHDIMVRQGTYHTPRFGHRFVKISTTVPKAWAQALCDVLPQAVERARSLPATAALF
- a CDS encoding GntR family transcriptional regulator, with protein sequence MRSMEPDESDTPQPAALRGRDRQRVKGGATLSDELKDTLEDLIVSGVLKPGTRLDEAELSERFKVSRTPVREALKALAATGLVDLRSRQGGVCVARISLPMLIEMFQMMAVMEGLCAKFAARRATEAQKARMGALHDELTSILASGDHSRFYDVNQDFHDALYEASNTHYLAEQTRALRKRVRVYRRYVTFQPGRMTATIGEHGAILDAIRRNDPKAAFNAAIDHVSLLEDDIVDLIAALSEQDAGAS